In Candidatus Nanopelagicales bacterium, a single genomic region encodes these proteins:
- a CDS encoding methyltransferase domain-containing protein encodes MAPTPKRVKHLLETQSSIKLDIGGGGPGRHGFTSIDVTQDCDLYWDLRRGIPFPNGSVDVVYSSHLFEHLTFDQGQTVLQECMRVLKPGGKFSISVPNARLYIEAYMGLRELPQEFLAWKPAFNDSTAIDAVNYIAYMGGEHQYMFDIENLKHVLERAGLISVTERTFDAEIDVPECEYESIYAEGFKP; translated from the coding sequence ATGGCACCAACACCAAAACGTGTGAAACATCTTCTCGAAACTCAGTCTTCAATCAAATTAGATATTGGTGGTGGTGGCCCAGGCCGTCATGGGTTCACAAGCATTGATGTGACGCAGGATTGTGACCTCTACTGGGATTTGCGCCGAGGAATCCCATTTCCCAATGGATCCGTCGACGTTGTGTATTCCTCGCACCTATTTGAGCACCTCACATTTGATCAAGGGCAGACGGTGTTGCAGGAATGCATGCGGGTACTTAAGCCAGGAGGAAAATTTTCAATCTCGGTTCCCAATGCACGCCTATACATAGAGGCATACATGGGATTGCGCGAACTGCCGCAAGAATTCTTAGCCTGGAAGCCAGCATTCAATGATTCAACGGCGATTGATGCAGTGAATTACATCGCCTACATGGGTGGCGAACATCAATACATGTTTGATATCGAAAATCTCAAGCACGTGTTAGAGCGAGCTGGCCTCATCTCAGTTACCGAGCGCACTTTTGATGCAGAGATCGATGTACCCGAGTGTGAATATGAATCTATTTATGCTGAAGGATTCAAACCGTAA
- a CDS encoding phytanoyl-CoA dioxygenase family protein has translation MSELVDKALKFPRLAKTVAAAHSFNGSATIPRSTPGQTQFNMRSAMDIDPRLGKWVSRRVIKENDPQAWQLADCNSSRFIDLAEADRAVATIQRDGFYVFDHVVDHSITDAIRAFAEKAPCVARGANTPAATYPRSNPAVGRYDFDEATGLQCPEVQEFATDPVMALISQKYLGQPVVMDEVAFWWTTSQRAQDADVNAQLFHQDRDRLSFLKFFIYLTDVDPETGPHMYIKGTHRKLPRSLRGDGRKTDEVVRAAGLWNNVAEICGPAGSIMAVDTIGLHKGKTPLRGDRLALESEFSTSLFGMDYETPEFTPTELTRERVAQMPWVLQRYGLNPSA, from the coding sequence ATGAGCGAATTGGTCGACAAGGCACTCAAGTTCCCGCGCCTTGCGAAAACCGTTGCCGCAGCGCATAGCTTCAATGGGAGCGCAACCATCCCTAGATCTACGCCAGGGCAAACGCAGTTCAATATGCGTTCAGCTATGGATATCGATCCCCGCCTTGGTAAGTGGGTGTCACGCCGTGTGATCAAAGAAAATGATCCACAGGCTTGGCAACTCGCTGACTGTAATTCGAGCCGATTCATTGATTTAGCTGAAGCTGATCGAGCTGTTGCCACAATTCAGCGCGACGGCTTTTACGTTTTTGATCACGTTGTTGACCACAGCATTACGGATGCCATTCGCGCGTTTGCAGAAAAAGCACCCTGCGTTGCACGTGGCGCGAACACACCAGCAGCTACATACCCACGTTCAAATCCAGCTGTAGGCCGATATGACTTCGATGAGGCAACTGGCTTACAGTGCCCAGAAGTTCAAGAATTTGCTACTGATCCCGTGATGGCTCTGATTTCGCAAAAGTATCTTGGTCAACCAGTTGTGATGGACGAAGTGGCATTTTGGTGGACTACAAGCCAGCGGGCTCAAGATGCCGATGTCAACGCACAACTCTTTCATCAGGATCGCGATCGTTTGTCCTTCTTAAAGTTCTTTATTTATTTGACTGATGTCGACCCAGAGACGGGCCCTCACATGTACATCAAGGGCACTCATCGAAAACTCCCTCGTTCTTTGCGCGGTGATGGTCGTAAGACTGATGAAGTCGTTCGGGCAGCTGGGCTATGGAACAACGTGGCAGAGATCTGTGGCCCAGCCGGCTCAATCATGGCTGTCGACACGATCGGATTGCATAAAGGGAAAACTCCACTTCGTGGAGACCGTCTTGCCTTAGAGAGTGAATTCTCAACATCACTTTTCGGTATGGATTACGAAACCCCCGAATTCACACCTACAGAACTTACGCGTGAACGCGTAGCACAAATGCCCTGGGTACTTCAGCGTTACGGTTTGAATCCTTCAGCATAA
- a CDS encoding DUF6492 family protein produces the protein MTQPFAMLLKSYSADFEYAQRLVTSFNTFNADGVHLYAVVPDHDLELFAPLTSENIEFLGESRFAEHLVTEPVHGMRPGYINQEIIKLAFWELGLADNYFCVDSDAEFIREFRIADFMFDAITPYSVLVEDHELEVEPAYYNQYWKTRSTEIQHIADLIGWDSSVIRTCHGHTVFSSTVLRSFVETFLAPRGWDYKDALAESPYEFSWYNIWLQYAQPIAIHAREPWIKVFHHEGHHLEYLMRGVTIKDIARGYLGIVVNSNYSRDLGVVDASASKPDSLARYLSYGELLGVLSAKLKDTAQRRFKR, from the coding sequence ATGACTCAACCGTTCGCAATGCTCTTAAAGTCTTACAGCGCGGACTTTGAGTATGCCCAGCGTTTGGTTACCTCATTCAATACGTTCAATGCGGATGGGGTGCACTTATACGCGGTTGTTCCAGACCACGACTTAGAACTCTTCGCACCACTTACTTCAGAAAATATCGAATTCCTTGGTGAGTCTCGATTTGCTGAGCACCTAGTAACTGAGCCAGTTCATGGAATGCGCCCTGGATACATCAATCAGGAAATCATCAAATTAGCGTTCTGGGAACTTGGATTGGCGGACAACTACTTCTGTGTTGACTCTGATGCTGAATTCATTCGAGAATTCCGTATTGCCGATTTCATGTTTGATGCGATAACGCCTTATTCAGTGCTCGTTGAAGATCATGAGCTGGAAGTTGAGCCTGCTTACTACAACCAGTATTGGAAAACTCGCTCTACTGAAATTCAGCACATTGCAGATTTAATTGGGTGGGATTCCTCGGTCATCCGCACCTGCCACGGCCATACTGTTTTTTCTTCAACGGTGTTGCGCTCTTTCGTTGAAACTTTTCTTGCGCCACGCGGCTGGGATTACAAAGACGCGCTTGCCGAGTCCCCATATGAATTCAGTTGGTACAACATATGGCTGCAGTACGCGCAACCGATAGCCATCCATGCTCGAGAGCCCTGGATCAAGGTATTCCACCACGAAGGTCACCATCTTGAGTACCTAATGCGGGGCGTCACGATCAAAGACATTGCTCGCGGCTATCTCGGTATCGTCGTGAACTCCAACTATTCACGCGATCTCGGTGTCGTCGATGCCTCGGCAAGCAAGCCGGACTCCTTGGCTCGTTACCTCTCCTATGGTGAGCTACTCGGAGTCTTGTCGGCAAAACTCAAGGACACCGCTCAGCGCCGCTTCAAACGCTGA